A genomic window from Algoriphagus sp. Y33 includes:
- a CDS encoding NAD(P)-dependent oxidoreductase, translated as MKNLKELEKELTVPSEALIEDMARIEGDIMLLGIGGKMGPSMGKLAKDAIKAGGLGKRVFGVSRFSDAGAMKSLQEAGVETISCDLLNDSELQNLPQVENIIYLAGHKFGTTGNEGFTWAMNAYLPGRVSEKFKNSRLVVFSSGNVLPFVPLSSGGATEDTAPEPIGEYAQSCLGRERVFEYFSKTNQTPMLIYRLNYAVDFRYGILLEIAKAVFHEKEIDLSTSNVNVIWQKDANEIALRALLHTTAPAKLLNVTGPEILSIHWIASEFGRIFNKEPKFINEPVGTALLNNASECHRLFGYPKTTPREMVEITANWLLQGGDEFGKPTHFQQRGGKF; from the coding sequence ATGAAAAATTTAAAGGAATTAGAAAAAGAACTGACTGTTCCATCAGAGGCACTGATTGAAGATATGGCCCGGATAGAAGGGGATATCATGTTGCTTGGGATAGGAGGAAAAATGGGGCCAAGCATGGGTAAACTTGCCAAAGATGCCATTAAAGCGGGAGGATTGGGCAAACGTGTATTTGGGGTTTCCAGGTTTTCAGATGCTGGTGCAATGAAATCATTACAGGAGGCAGGCGTTGAAACAATTTCCTGTGATCTGCTCAATGACAGTGAGCTGCAGAATTTGCCTCAGGTGGAAAATATTATTTACCTGGCTGGACATAAGTTTGGAACTACAGGAAATGAGGGGTTTACCTGGGCAATGAATGCCTATTTACCGGGAAGGGTTTCGGAAAAATTCAAAAATTCCAGACTGGTCGTGTTTTCATCAGGAAATGTGCTGCCATTTGTCCCTCTCTCTTCAGGAGGGGCAACAGAGGATACTGCACCTGAGCCCATAGGGGAGTATGCCCAGTCCTGCTTAGGGAGGGAAAGGGTTTTTGAGTACTTCTCAAAAACAAACCAGACCCCCATGTTGATCTATAGGCTTAACTATGCGGTGGACTTTAGGTATGGTATTTTACTGGAAATTGCTAAAGCTGTTTTTCACGAAAAGGAAATTGATCTGAGCACATCTAATGTGAATGTAATCTGGCAAAAAGATGCCAATGAAATAGCATTAAGAGCCCTCTTACACACCACGGCACCTGCAAAACTGCTGAATGTTACCGGGCCGGAAATCCTTTCCATTCACTGGATTGCCTCGGAATTTGGAAGAATTTTTAACAAAGAGCCTAAGTTCATCAATGAGCCTGTCGGTACAGCATTACTGAACAATGCTTCCGAATGTCACCGTTTATTCGGTTATCCTAAAACCACCCCTAGGGAGATGGTGGAAATCACTGCCAATTGGTTGCTTCAAGGGGGTGATGAGTTTGGCAAGCCTACACATTTTCAGCAGAGAGGGGGGAAGTTTTGA
- a CDS encoding dihydrodipicolinate synthase family protein, which produces MKELRKELYQHLLNGTVIPAHPLALDQNRSIDEQRQRQLTRYYMASGAGGIAVGVHSTQFEIRDPRHNLYETVLKWASEEIDEANLGRPFLKIAGICGDTLQAVSEAKLALENGYELGLLSMGGLQGWTEQEILDRVREVAAVIPVFGFYLQPSVGGRVFSYGFWRLFAEISNVVAIKCASFNRYQTLDVMRAVCNSSRVDSIAMYTGNDDNIVADLLTDYRFTVAGKLVKKAFVGGLLGHWAVWTQKAVSLLEEVKQCKAQGSGEDWASLLSKGVAITDVNAAMFDPSHQFHGCIPGMHTMLKQQDLLGTTHCLNPDERLSVGQLEEIQRVHQEYPDLNDDSFVREFLLNDKY; this is translated from the coding sequence ATGAAGGAATTAAGGAAAGAACTGTATCAACACCTGCTTAATGGAACCGTAATTCCTGCACATCCACTCGCTTTGGACCAAAACCGGTCCATAGATGAGCAAAGGCAAAGGCAACTAACCAGGTATTATATGGCCAGCGGGGCAGGGGGAATCGCCGTAGGCGTGCACTCTACACAATTTGAAATACGGGATCCCAGACATAACCTGTACGAAACAGTGCTAAAATGGGCATCAGAAGAGATTGACGAAGCAAATCTGGGTCGTCCTTTCCTGAAAATTGCCGGCATCTGTGGGGATACCCTGCAGGCAGTATCTGAGGCGAAACTGGCTTTGGAAAACGGTTATGAATTAGGATTGCTCAGTATGGGAGGATTACAGGGGTGGACAGAACAGGAAATATTGGATAGGGTCAGAGAGGTAGCCGCGGTGATTCCTGTTTTTGGATTTTACCTGCAGCCTTCAGTTGGAGGAAGGGTTTTTAGTTATGGCTTCTGGAGACTGTTCGCCGAAATCAGCAATGTTGTAGCGATAAAATGCGCTTCATTCAACCGGTATCAGACCTTGGATGTGATGCGGGCTGTATGCAACAGTTCAAGGGTAGATAGCATTGCTATGTACACCGGCAATGATGATAATATCGTAGCGGATTTGTTGACCGACTATCGTTTCACCGTTGCCGGAAAGCTGGTTAAAAAAGCTTTTGTGGGAGGACTGCTGGGACATTGGGCAGTATGGACACAAAAGGCAGTCAGTCTCTTGGAGGAAGTAAAGCAATGCAAGGCCCAAGGGAGTGGAGAGGACTGGGCAAGCCTACTCTCCAAAGGAGTCGCTATTACGGATGTAAACGCGGCTATGTTTGATCCATCCCATCAGTTTCATGGCTGTATTCCGGGTATGCATACCATGCTTAAACAGCAAGACTTACTTGGGACCACACATTGTCTTAATCCAGATGAGCGATTATCTGTCGGTCAGTTGGAAGAAATCCAACGAGTCCACCAAGAATATCCCGACCTGAATGATGACTCATTTGTAAGGGAGTTTTTACTCAACGATAAATACTAG
- a CDS encoding Nramp family divalent metal transporter yields the protein MSKQVEIIISRLKSLGPGIITAALVFGPSKMTITSKLGALYGYSTLWLVVVAIFFMLVFTDMGARIGLSSQETLLSQIRKKWGRTVGVIIGMGVFLVTTSFQAGNSIGVGIAVAEATGTSSWVWVLVFNLLGMSLLFFRSFYKTLEKLMIGLVGLMLLSFLTTVVMIKPDFAAIGSGLVPNVPIGSEAIMIAFVASCFSIVGAFYQTYLVQERNKSKGGNTDKNTSITGIVLLGLMSAVVIICAAAVLYPQGIQVNSASEMSKALEPLFGSAAAYLFLAGLFGASFSSLIGNATVGGSLLGDAVGFGSGLSSGKVRGLIALVMVCGAGISLAFGKLPLELIIFAQSVTIFLVPFIGGAMYVVANDKKMMGDRVNNPFVKVSGAVGLLLLIALASWNFKALFMN from the coding sequence ATGAGCAAACAGGTAGAAATAATAATAAGCAGGCTCAAGAGTCTTGGTCCCGGTATCATCACCGCGGCCTTGGTCTTTGGGCCAAGCAAAATGACCATTACTTCAAAATTGGGTGCCTTATATGGGTATAGTACCTTATGGTTGGTCGTGGTGGCCATCTTTTTTATGCTGGTGTTTACCGATATGGGGGCAAGGATTGGTCTGAGTAGCCAGGAGACCTTACTGTCCCAGATAAGAAAAAAGTGGGGGAGGACAGTTGGGGTCATCATAGGGATGGGAGTGTTCTTGGTAACTACCTCCTTTCAGGCAGGTAACTCCATAGGAGTGGGGATCGCTGTTGCGGAAGCAACCGGAACTTCCAGCTGGGTTTGGGTTTTGGTTTTTAATCTCCTCGGGATGAGCTTGCTGTTCTTCAGGAGTTTTTATAAGACGTTGGAAAAGTTGATGATTGGTCTGGTCGGTTTGATGCTACTTTCATTCCTGACCACTGTGGTAATGATTAAACCGGATTTTGCAGCCATCGGCAGTGGATTGGTTCCTAATGTTCCTATTGGCTCGGAAGCTATTATGATTGCTTTTGTTGCTTCATGCTTTTCAATTGTAGGAGCATTTTATCAAACCTATCTCGTCCAGGAGAGAAACAAGAGCAAAGGAGGAAATACTGACAAAAATACCAGTATCACAGGAATTGTCCTGTTGGGGTTGATGAGTGCTGTGGTGATCATTTGCGCAGCCGCGGTCTTGTACCCCCAGGGAATCCAGGTCAATTCGGCGTCTGAAATGTCCAAAGCTCTGGAGCCACTGTTCGGTTCAGCTGCGGCTTATTTGTTTTTGGCAGGACTGTTCGGAGCTTCATTTTCATCACTTATTGGAAATGCCACAGTCGGGGGTAGTCTATTGGGAGACGCTGTTGGATTTGGCAGCGGGTTGAGCTCCGGCAAGGTCAGGGGATTGATCGCTCTGGTCATGGTCTGCGGAGCAGGCATCTCGTTGGCTTTTGGCAAGCTTCCGCTGGAGCTGATCATTTTTGCCCAAAGTGTGACCATTTTTCTTGTCCCTTTCATCGGGGGAGCCATGTACGTAGTAGCCAATGACAAGAAGATGATGGGTGACCGAGTGAATAACCCTTTTGTAAAGGTCTCGGGAGCAGTTGGCTTGCTGCTGCTGATCGCTTTGGCCAGCTGGAATTTCAAAGCACTTTTTATGAACTAG